From one Humulus lupulus chromosome 8, drHumLupu1.1, whole genome shotgun sequence genomic stretch:
- the LOC133796540 gene encoding uncharacterized protein LOC133796540 — translation MLKFLSKVRIEFNALDPRTASCLEFLAQCNARKAKESNPACQVLVKRRTDDEPPKIAVTFVNGVEEVFDATSTPAQNIRNMILEKGQHLETEQMFREAGESWPVIIPEEEIRQYAPGTKPRKAEEKKQ, via the exons ATGCTGAAGTTCCTATCAAAAGTGAGGATCGAATTCAATGCTTTGGACCCTCGCACAGCCTCGTGCTTGGAGTTTCTGGCGCAGTGCAATGCCCGCAAGGCCAAGGAGTCCAACCCCGCTTGTCAGGTTCTTGTCAAGCGCCGTACCGACGATGAGCCACCGAAGATCGCCGTAACCTTCGTTAATGGTGTCGAGGAGGTCTTTGATGCCACTTCCACGCCAGCCCAGAACATTAGGAACATGATTCTCGAAAAGGGTCAGCACCTCGAGACCGAGCAGATGTTCCGCGAAGCAGGGGAGTCCTGGCCCGTTATCATCCCTGAGGAAGAGATTCGTCAATACGCCCCCGGAACCAAG CCAAGGAAAGCAGAAGAAAAGAAGCAATAA